From the genome of Spirosomataceae bacterium TFI 002, one region includes:
- a CDS encoding RNA polymerase sigma-70 factor, ECF subfamily encodes MIRTMPEVSFLNLIERCKNGDRAAQKKLYQDHYGMAMGICLRYCQTREEALEVLNDGFMKVFKNLHKFKPSLSFKSWLKRILINTSIDFYRNQQKHYYHQDISSAYTESSNTPAPDSNLRTGELMQLLKELPNSYRIAFTMFAIEGYSHQEVAESMNISVGTSKSNVSRARDILRKKVLALAEEVPNQK; translated from the coding sequence ATGATACGAACAATGCCAGAAGTCTCATTTCTCAATCTTATCGAAAGGTGTAAGAATGGTGATCGGGCAGCACAAAAAAAGCTGTACCAAGATCATTATGGAATGGCTATGGGCATTTGTCTTCGTTATTGCCAAACCAGAGAAGAAGCACTAGAGGTTTTAAACGATGGTTTTATGAAGGTTTTCAAAAACCTTCACAAATTCAAACCTAGCTTATCATTCAAGAGTTGGCTAAAAAGAATATTAATCAATACTTCAATTGATTTTTATCGCAATCAACAAAAACACTACTATCACCAAGATATATCTTCGGCATATACAGAGTCGAGCAACACACCCGCTCCCGACAGTAATCTACGCACCGGCGAATTAATGCAACTTTTAAAAGAGTTACCAAACTCATACCGAATTGCATTTACAATGTTCGCGATAGAAGGATATTCACATCAAGAAGTTGCAGAAAGCATGAATATTAGCGTAGGGACTTCCAAATCCAATGTATCTAGAGCAAGAGATATTCTTAGAAAAAAAGTATTGGCTTTAGCAGAGGAGGTGCCAAATCAAAAATGA
- a CDS encoding hypothetical protein (manually curated) yields MKYIAIFIVRLYQAAISPWYAPSCRFNPTCSQYAVEALQKHGLIKGLYLTLNRLRKCHPWGGSGDDPVP; encoded by the coding sequence ATGAAATATATTGCCATATTCATAGTCAGGCTTTATCAGGCGGCAATATCTCCTTGGTATGCACCTTCTTGTAGGTTTAATCCCACATGTTCGCAATATGCTGTAGAGGCCTTGCAAAAACATGGGCTCATAAAAGGACTATATCTGACTCTCAATAGATTAAGGAAATGTCACCCATGGGGTGGCTCGGGTGATGACCCAGTTCCTTGA
- a CDS encoding D-3-phosphoglycerate dehydrogenase, producing the protein MSKQSVYIFDFDSTFTQVEGLDELANIALEHSPERESTVAKIVELTNKGMSGEIEFADSLAQRIALLKADKGHIELLVEFLKTKISESVERNIKFFEAYSDQIHVVSSGFKDFIVPVVLDFGIKEENVHANTFVFDNEGNITGVDSQNVLSQNGGKIKLVESLGFQGEVHVIGDGFTDYEIKKSGFADKFYAFTENVSREKVVEVADHVVASLDDFLFINSLPRSQSYPKSRIKVLLLENVHEAAVEAFEEQGFNVEFHKGAMDEEELCEKIKDVSIIGIRSKTNITAKVLENADKLMAVGAFCIGTNQIDLAKATEKGIAIFNAPYSNTRSVVELAIGEIIMLIRHISSNSERLHKGVWNKSSNDRYEIRGKKLGLIGYGHIGTQLSIVAEALGMEVYFYDLVDKMPLGNAKKCRSMAEVLSKVDVVSLHIDGRDTNTNLIGKKEFDMMKKGVIFLNLARGFVVDIPSLVAALKSGKVAGAGVDVFPEEPKTNKDSFSSELMGMENVILSPHIGGSTEEAQEGIGHYVPERLLEYINNGSTTGSVNFPEVQLPLLKDSHRLLHLHKNEPGVLAKINNLFAKHHINVKGQYLKTNEEIGYVIVDIAKTYSKAFMEDLKELEETAKFRVLF; encoded by the coding sequence GTGTCAAAACAGTCCGTTTACATATTTGATTTTGATAGCACTTTTACTCAAGTTGAAGGCTTAGATGAACTAGCCAATATTGCCCTCGAGCATTCGCCTGAAAGAGAATCTACAGTTGCTAAAATTGTTGAACTTACGAATAAGGGCATGAGTGGTGAAATAGAGTTTGCGGACTCCCTAGCACAAAGAATTGCTTTGCTAAAGGCCGATAAGGGCCATATAGAGCTCCTTGTTGAGTTTTTGAAAACTAAAATTTCAGAATCTGTTGAGCGTAATATTAAATTTTTTGAGGCTTATAGTGACCAAATTCATGTTGTGTCAAGCGGATTTAAGGACTTTATTGTTCCTGTAGTGTTGGACTTTGGAATAAAAGAAGAGAATGTTCACGCAAACACTTTTGTTTTTGATAATGAAGGAAACATTACTGGTGTGGATTCGCAAAATGTACTTTCGCAAAATGGTGGTAAAATAAAGCTCGTTGAGAGTTTAGGTTTTCAAGGTGAAGTACATGTGATTGGGGACGGATTTACGGACTACGAAATTAAGAAAAGTGGTTTTGCCGACAAGTTCTATGCATTTACAGAAAACGTGAGCAGAGAAAAGGTTGTTGAAGTTGCGGATCATGTTGTGGCTTCATTGGACGACTTTTTGTTCATTAATTCACTTCCTAGAAGTCAGTCGTACCCTAAAAGTAGAATCAAGGTTTTGCTTTTAGAGAATGTACACGAGGCTGCTGTAGAGGCTTTCGAAGAGCAAGGTTTTAATGTAGAATTTCACAAAGGAGCGATGGATGAAGAGGAGCTTTGTGAGAAAATTAAAGATGTTTCTATCATTGGAATAAGGTCAAAAACCAATATTACAGCCAAGGTTTTAGAAAATGCAGATAAGCTAATGGCAGTTGGGGCATTTTGCATTGGAACAAACCAAATTGACCTTGCAAAAGCAACAGAAAAAGGCATAGCGATTTTTAATGCACCATATAGTAATACGAGGTCTGTTGTTGAACTCGCTATTGGTGAGATCATCATGTTGATTCGTCATATTAGCTCAAATAGCGAAAGGCTTCATAAGGGAGTTTGGAATAAATCTTCGAATGATCGCTACGAGATACGTGGTAAAAAGCTTGGATTGATAGGTTATGGCCATATTGGGACTCAATTATCCATTGTTGCTGAAGCATTAGGAATGGAGGTGTATTTCTACGACTTGGTGGATAAAATGCCTCTTGGTAATGCTAAAAAATGTAGATCAATGGCAGAAGTACTCTCTAAAGTAGATGTAGTTAGCTTGCATATTGACGGTAGAGATACTAACACCAACCTAATAGGGAAAAAAGAGTTTGACATGATGAAAAAAGGGGTGATTTTCCTAAATCTTGCCCGTGGATTTGTGGTTGATATTCCTTCTTTGGTAGCTGCATTAAAATCTGGCAAAGTTGCTGGTGCAGGTGTTGATGTTTTCCCAGAAGAACCTAAAACAAATAAAGATTCTTTCTCAAGTGAGCTCATGGGCATGGAGAATGTAATACTTTCTCCGCACATTGGTGGTAGTACAGAGGAAGCACAGGAAGGTATCGGTCATTACGTACCTGAGCGTTTGCTTGAGTATATCAATAATGGTAGTACTACAGGAAGTGTTAACTTCCCAGAGGTTCAGTTGCCTCTGCTGAAAGACAGTCATCGATTATTGCATCTTCACAAGAACGAGCCTGGTGTATTAGCCAAAATCAACAACCTTTTTGCAAAACACCATATCAATGTAAAAGGTCAGTACCTTAAGACTAATGAAGAGATAGGATATGTGATTGTGGATATTGCAAAAACTTATTCAAAAGCTTTCATGGAAGACCTCAAAGAATTGGAGGAAACAGCTAAATTCAGAGTTCTATTTTAA
- a CDS encoding RNA polymerase, sigma subunit, ECF family has translation MAEEGEIVDTRPKYSDTEKYVVFDSEFMPHIDSMFNFAYRLTNDEDDANDLVQDTYMKAYRFINSFQKGTNAKAWLFRILKNSFINDYRKKSKEPAKVDYQEVETVYNSENEPQYNGTVDLRTDMVQDMIGDEVARALNGLPVDFRTVIILCDIEGFTYEEMAKILDIPIGTVRSRLHRARNLLKEKLRSYATNMGYKELR, from the coding sequence ATGGCAGAAGAAGGAGAAATAGTAGACACAAGGCCAAAATATTCGGATACCGAGAAATACGTTGTGTTCGATAGCGAGTTCATGCCTCATATTGACTCGATGTTTAACTTTGCCTATCGTCTCACAAATGATGAGGACGATGCAAATGACTTGGTACAAGATACATACATGAAGGCATATAGGTTTATCAATTCATTTCAGAAGGGAACCAATGCCAAGGCATGGCTTTTTAGAATTCTTAAAAATTCTTTTATAAATGATTACCGTAAAAAGAGTAAGGAGCCTGCAAAGGTTGATTACCAAGAAGTAGAAACGGTATATAATTCGGAAAATGAACCTCAATACAACGGTACAGTAGACCTGCGTACTGATATGGTTCAGGATATGATCGGTGATGAGGTCGCAAGAGCACTCAATGGCCTACCGGTTGACTTCAGGACAGTGATAATTCTTTGTGACATTGAAGGCTTCACATATGAGGAAATGGCTAAGATATTAGACATTCCTATTGGTACTGTGAGATCAAGATTACACAGAGCAAGGAACTTATTAAAAGAGAAGTTACGTTCATATGCTACGAACATGGGTTATAAAGAATTAAGGTAA